The window ttattgacaCCATATTCCGTTTTCATTGACACCATATTCCTCAGCGATGCATTTGTTTGTACTTTTGCCCTGTGCAATTTTTTGCAGCGCTTTATATTTATCGGTTTTAGGATATTTACTCGCTTCATTTTTTTCACTTGCtgttttaatttgcttttttcaCCTTAAAATTGCATATAGTTCTTTGCGTTTTGTTCACACTTAGTTTTTAGATTATTTGAACGTCAAATGTTATGGTCCAAATAACCCAATTTGGATGACATTGCATTgcgttttcttttttctgtacGTAAAGTGCTATCTGCGTGGtgtaaaattattgaaaacattGTGTGTGTTTTGGTTTTTGTTTGTCGTATTTTGTGGCGTTTGATATTTTGAGTTCGTTATATAGAGCTTTATTGATTCCGGGAACGGAAAATTTGGTTCGCTAAATCGAGGGTTTGTTATATCGGGGGTTCGTTATATAGAGGGAATTTATAAGAGTTTCTTAACTTTGGTTCATTAAATCGAGTTTTTCCTTAAATCGAGGGTTCGTTATGTCTACTGTATTTCAAATCGCCAAAAATGCGTTTTCTCCAAAAACGGGGTTACAACATTGTATTGTATATGCGAAACCGCCAACAGATAATAATACATAAGAATAAATAGTGACTGTAGACATATCGCACAAAATGTGACACCGCCCCACGCgggaaattaattttatattctATTTCTGTAATATACTAAATATTCGGTATTTTGTTTCGAAAATACTTAAATCTATTCGTTGTCAAATATTAATTTCCTTTGCGTAAaggttttaaagatattttaaaatgaagtttacCAAAAATAATAATGTTTGCACTGAGACTTTAGCAATTTAATATTAAAACAGATGATTTGAGTGAACCAATGAAACAAGAGAAGTTCCTATCTTGTTGGTAGTCACAGGATATTGCCTAATAAGGACGTACCCTTATCACTTAATGAAAATAAGATTCTCAATTAATTCTATTCTGCATTGAAAACAGTTGTTTTGCACGGACTATATGAAGTTACTATAGCAACGCATTCCAACattgtgataagttttatattttgtgtgttCTCAGCGGAACATTCTTTTTCGGACAAAACAAGTCATTTTGTGAGTTTTGTTGAGCACAAAGCAGAGCAGTACAGCAAGGTATCTACATTTTGTTTCACTTCTTGTTGCATATTATACTCTACTGTATATTATATAAGAAACAGGATTGCATTCAAACTTTTCTATACAGATATTTGGATCTTGTAATGTGACATTACAACTGAGACAAAATATAAGAGTAAATTTAATAGAATTTGGCGGAAATAAAGTTTTCAACCCAGAAGGTTGTCGGCGATAAAATAGCTTAGCATTGGTGGATGTGACTTTATTTTCAATAGAAAAATTAACAATTCGAATCAAGTCAGTTAAAATCACTAATTGAGAAGACTTTTACAAGCAttttttttaagtcattttttgaaatCTCAGGAATATTttagtaagaattttttttctttgagttATTCATTGAATGTATTATGATAATCCTGCCATTCAGATGACTCACCAGAAAATGTAGTTGATTACCATTCAGTGTATGGTTACCCATTGGCAACGTGAAAGTCATACCAGAATAAAGTGAGAGTACTGATAAGAAACTGATCTagctaattattttaatttcggGGTATAAAAATCCAAACCGAGATCTGCTGACATTAGTGCTGGTGTTcatgcaaaaatctgaaaaaaaattaaaatgcagtCTTGAAGATAGATATGAAATGCTGTTTTTATGAAATCTCATGTAGCCTAAAACATCTTATACAGACATGAGGTTTTTGCCGGCACAAGGTTCTTCCTGCCTAATGTGTAACCATACACTTAACATTGGCTACGTGTAACCATACCTTAAGTGAGTTAATTAACTTCATAGCATGGtctaaaaaccataaaaaaattgtgccatttatatttttatatttttattgtagatCGCACTTAAATCGATTCTTTCAAGATGAATtggattatattattattatgttctTTGTCATCTGCACACGCTTTCAAAATTAATAAGCATTTGAATGATATGTTGTTGGATGACGGAGATGTGAATGAAGCAATATTAGACAGTAAGGTGGGCGATACAAAGGTTAATTATGGAGATGAATACAGAGATAATGATGATGAGGACGAGGATGATGATGAGAATGATGACGACAGTGATAATGGAGATAATGCTGATGGTGATGATGGAGAGATTGATGGTGAAGGTGAAGGAGAGGGAGTTGAAAAAAAGGATGCTGAAAAGAACACAAAAAGAGGTCTGATGCTCGCCTGTGGTGCTACAAGAAGAGTTCATACAGATTGTTGTCCTGTTACCATAgcaacaaagaaaacaaagatgCAGCTCAACTGTCATTTTGTGTGTGAGCGGCAAAGAAACCCACCGCACTGTGGATTAAAGGTGAAACGCATCTGTGAGCATAATAcgataaaaataatacaaaagtcTGTGTGTAAACCACGACGAGTGTACAAGACAATCCAATTTTTACTTCCTTCAGTGATACAGTAACAACAAGTCTACAATGACTACAACAAGATGAAGTTTACTTCATtatgtttttgtaattttttattaattttctttgTAATTATCCGTCTCATTTTGTACAATCCAAGTTCCATTCGTATTTCAAATATTGCAGTGTGTTTATAAAATTACTAGCATTATCATTTACTTAAAAATAAGATATATAATGTGGTGAAAGATCCTCGGAATAGACCTTTCCCAACTTttctaattatgccaaactcaattaaagaggtcgataccaaaaatgattcttatctctaagttccttagcaaaaggtaaaaaaaattaactaatttggtaaacatttttgttcgttaagtgcctcaattccgAGCAGAgacggtcaaaccctttatatagcCGAGTTTTCCAAggatagcctcgttttcaaaataattattatcttcaaatctaaataaaatccaaccagaatattatactgctctaaaaactacatttttcatgataatttaatattctatctgaatatccttatttgaagagcacagaatcattataaaattttggatgacgttgTAATTTTTATAAGGTATATTATTATTAGTCTCAATCGTTGcacataacaaacaaaaaataattaaacatgttttttaaacgAGCTTCCGACCAGAGTCATGATCACATTTACATATTTTGTGAACAAACTACCCAAAAAGATAAAAGGCAATAAATGACACACACTCCAACAACAGACAtagaggctagccatgtaaaagtTGCACATCACTCTCTCATAGACAGTAATAAGGTTGCACAAAAATTTTACTATATCAATTTTGTCGGTGCGAAATCCTTAAAACCTCTTAAAGGAGAGCCAGTATAGAGCCTGGATGACCGACAATGGTAATCCAGTCTGTATATACGTTGGAACTTGAAATTAGAGagtgaattttttaatttcaacttgtagaaatttaaataaacatcAACAGATTTTAATTGGATGCACAATCGATACTTCGTATGTTCTATGTTCAGTACTGTTGTTTAGGAGTCTGTACGTTGCACTGTGTGTCACGTGCTGGTATATAAAAACCTGTATCTCTGTATTTTGAGTTTATCTCGAACGGTCAATACGAAAGGTGAAGTAGTATTTCCTACGTGAAACTTCATAACAGTTCTTTCAAAGAAGTTTAGTAAAATCTGGTAGAGATTTGAGTGAGGATAAGACTTTAAAAAATCCGAGAATGTCTGAAGGATATACAGCTGACGTAGAAGCCTACTAATTCTTTATCGTATTTATAAATTACCTCTGACTGGGTGTTTAATTTAACAGTTAAGACATATGTAGTACATCCCTTAAAATTTCCTTCGCGCTTTGTAATCGAAACTCAAAACTCattttgtcgcactttgtaatcctccGACCTGCCACACTTGCTAATTCTATcttgtcgcactttgtaatcctcgGTATTTCTGAGATAAAATTATACGTTATATTTCTGTGATAAAATACATTGAGAGTACTTTTGGTAGAATACTTTTGGTGACGTAGCATACTTTTTCGAAAagctttttgtatatatatatatatgtgtatatAGAATCATACAAACTGAAAATAGTGCGTTCATACCACTCGTTTTTAGCGCTACTGGAGGAATGGGACGGGAGTATCGTAGATTTTACGCTAAGTTAGGACAGCATATATCGCTAAAAAAGAACAACGAATATAGGGCAACTGTTAGTTATGTACGAACAAGAGTTAATTACAGTCTGCTGAGATCGAGGAAATTCTGCTCATCCGTGGATCACGTACGCACAAAAAGAGGAGATTTATCGAGATGCTCGATATCTAACTAGCGCAAAAGCAGATGCTCTCCGATAACTCAATCCTGATTATTTCTAGAACTGTAGTGTCAACTGTTAAATGTTTAGTGTTATCTTTCCACGACTAATGTCTCCTGTTCTATCTGTAGTTTTTTCATTGTAATGATGTGGTTCTCTTTGAATTTAGCAATGGTAACACGCACCGCATACTTATTAACAGTTGTAAAGGGTTATTATATTAGAATATGTAAGAACATGGTTTTCTTcgccgcaaaaaaaaaaaaaaacttgtctcAACAAGTCAACTTTCCAAAGCTGCTACAAGACAGGCTTCACAATTAAGCAGGCCTTGTGGAAAGCGACTTATAAATGCTTTCGTCGACCAATGAATACCAAGCGAAGAATTCCAAGCCAAATCTATGCAGGTCCAACCACACGAAAAGATGTCGTAATGTAACTAATCTACGGCAAGGAATCCAAAAATCGAAAAGTGGAAAAGTTGGAAAAGTTGGAAAAGTAAGGGAGGCACAAGGGCTCTAACTATAGTGCTAAGGCTTTCGTTATAGGAATTGAGGGCTATCACTCTTGTAGTTGGTGTGGCTCTCTAACATATAGGGTTGAACGGTTCTTTCATCACACCCCTGACAGTTTTATTAAAACGTCTCAATTTA is drawn from Hydractinia symbiolongicarpus strain clone_291-10 chromosome 8, HSymV2.1, whole genome shotgun sequence and contains these coding sequences:
- the LOC130654851 gene encoding uncharacterized protein LOC130654851, translated to MNWIILLLCSLSSAHAFKINKHLNDMLLDDGDVNEAILDSKVGDTKVNYGDEYRDNDDEDEDDDENDDDSDNGDNADGDDGEIDGEGEGEGVEKKDAEKNTKRGLMLACGATRRVHTDCCPVTIATKKTKMQLNCHFVCERQRNPPHCGLKVKRICEHNTIKIIQKSVCKPRRVYKTIQFLLPSVIQ